One segment of Anopheles stephensi strain Indian chromosome 3, UCI_ANSTEP_V1.0, whole genome shotgun sequence DNA contains the following:
- the LOC118513346 gene encoding endocuticle structural glycoprotein SgAbd-1-like isoform X2, with the protein MTSFSFTFALVLVIVACGVTAKPQNQYTHNSYNKNTGVRNTSVGHRLTNQHQQYQQQHQQQHQQHQQQQQQQHQSQQHFAHQRQPQALRAPLLPPHNPTQYSQRLQQPFPNAIRPFVPITSYSNDVSYDGSYSYAYTTGDGQQQQAQGYLKNAGRKDLEAQSVQGSYSYTSPEGQLITVTYIADENGFRAEGAHLPTPPPIPEAIQKSLALIAQTQPVSPQFNAAYNQPRFHQTGHVPSASGHNYNRYG; encoded by the exons ATGACTAGCTTCAGCTTTACG TTTGCACTGGTGCTTGTGATCGTGGCGTGCGGTGTTACGGCTAAACCCCAGAATCAGTATACGCACAATAGCTACAACAAGAACACGGGTGTGCGCAACACGTCCGTTGGCCATCGGTTAAcgaaccagcaccagcagtaccagcagcagcaccaacagcagcaccagcagcatcagcagcagcaacagcaacagcatcagtCCCAGCAACACTTCGCACACCAGCGTCAGCCGCAAGCTCTGCGGGCACCGCTGCTACCGCCGCATAATCCGACCCAGTACAGTCAACGATTGCAG CAACCCTTCCCGAACGCGATCCGTCCGTTCGTACCGATCACCTCGTACAGCAACGATGTTTCGTACGATGGCAGCTACTCGTACGCGTACACGACCGGCgacggacagcagcagcaggcccaGGGATACCTGAAGAATGCCGGCCGCAAGGATCTCGAGGCACAGTCCGTGCAGGGTTCGTACTCGTACACGTCACCCGAGGGCCAGCTGATTACGGTGACCTACATTGCCGATGAGAACG GTTTCCGTGCCGAGGGTGCCCATCTGCCGACACCGCCACCGATCCCGGAGGCGATCCAAAAATCGCTCGCCCTGATTGCACAGACGCAACCGGTTTCGCCCCAGTTCAACGCCGCCTACAACCAGCCCCGTTTCCATCAGACCGGTCACGTGCCTTCGGCCAGCGGACACAACTACAACCGATACGGTTAA
- the LOC118513346 gene encoding endocuticle structural glycoprotein SgAbd-1-like isoform X1, which yields MTSFSFTKFALVLVIVACGVTAKPQNQYTHNSYNKNTGVRNTSVGHRLTNQHQQYQQQHQQQHQQHQQQQQQQHQSQQHFAHQRQPQALRAPLLPPHNPTQYSQRLQQPFPNAIRPFVPITSYSNDVSYDGSYSYAYTTGDGQQQQAQGYLKNAGRKDLEAQSVQGSYSYTSPEGQLITVTYIADENGFRAEGAHLPTPPPIPEAIQKSLALIAQTQPVSPQFNAAYNQPRFHQTGHVPSASGHNYNRYG from the exons ATGACTAGCTTCAGCTTTACG AAGTTTGCACTGGTGCTTGTGATCGTGGCGTGCGGTGTTACGGCTAAACCCCAGAATCAGTATACGCACAATAGCTACAACAAGAACACGGGTGTGCGCAACACGTCCGTTGGCCATCGGTTAAcgaaccagcaccagcagtaccagcagcagcaccaacagcagcaccagcagcatcagcagcagcaacagcaacagcatcagtCCCAGCAACACTTCGCACACCAGCGTCAGCCGCAAGCTCTGCGGGCACCGCTGCTACCGCCGCATAATCCGACCCAGTACAGTCAACGATTGCAG CAACCCTTCCCGAACGCGATCCGTCCGTTCGTACCGATCACCTCGTACAGCAACGATGTTTCGTACGATGGCAGCTACTCGTACGCGTACACGACCGGCgacggacagcagcagcaggcccaGGGATACCTGAAGAATGCCGGCCGCAAGGATCTCGAGGCACAGTCCGTGCAGGGTTCGTACTCGTACACGTCACCCGAGGGCCAGCTGATTACGGTGACCTACATTGCCGATGAGAACG GTTTCCGTGCCGAGGGTGCCCATCTGCCGACACCGCCACCGATCCCGGAGGCGATCCAAAAATCGCTCGCCCTGATTGCACAGACGCAACCGGTTTCGCCCCAGTTCAACGCCGCCTACAACCAGCCCCGTTTCCATCAGACCGGTCACGTGCCTTCGGCCAGCGGACACAACTACAACCGATACGGTTAA